The window TTGTTTCCACTAATCTTGGTTGTTTTGGAGACCTGTTTTATTTATCTTACCCGTTTCTAGTTCTCAACCAAGAAAATGTTCAGGCTTAGCTCTAGTTAGATTGGTTTTGTTACATCATACGTTCTTCAACTGTATTTCCTCGAAAGCACACCTTTAAGGGATAGATATGAGAACTGAAGCCTTTCCCTCTCCTTCTTAGTCTCGTTTTGCACTCCTTCCCGGTCTTGGCTTTTTTTCTTAGAGCTGAGCATAGTAATCTTTGGAATACTCTTGAAATAAGATGCGAATACTCATAGACCTTAAATCAGAGTTACAACCTGTGTTAGGTACCCAACCTAACAAGAGTTACCTCAAGAACGCAAGATGAACTcaagaacaataaaatatgGAAATGAATAAAATGTATTGAAATATGCTATAATGTCATAAGAAAGTAACGATGTAACCCCTAGCCTTTCATGAGGATTAGACTATCCCCAAATTTCCCAATTAGGAAATCCCACACAAAACTCCTCACACCCTTCCCCAACCCctcctataaaaaaaagacctAACCAACATActaaatatttactaatatgCTCCAactaataacaatattaattttctactAATAATTCTTCTATTTCCCTAACTGGGCGTCTCACACAACCTTTCTGTTAATTATAATGAATTGTTAGGTCTCTTTTTGAATTCCCTATTATATTGGATTGGAGCTAATTCAATAACAACACTGCACAGGTTTTAGATGCGGACAAGGGAGAGAGACTTGAAAGTACAACTGGACGTGTTGCTTCACGAGATATAGTCCAGTTTGTTCCATTTCGGGATGTACAGGGTGAGTGATTCtctgaaatgaaatttggatCTGACTATGATATGATATAGGGTGAACTCCCATCATGCTTGTAGCTAACACATTACACTTATAAATGGAGGGGTTTCTATGGTTCAAGCACTGCTAGCAGAAATACCTCATCAATTTCTGACCTATGTTCGAAGCAGAGATGTTCAACCAAATTCACGATCATCGTACCAAACAGCCTGAGATATCAAATCACTTTTTGTGTTGCCATCGCTGTTCCACTTTAGCTGGAAAGATTGGGCAGTTGTGCGATGTCGCACTGAGCTTAAGGCCTTTTGTTTATAGTCAGGTGTTCGTAACAATGGTTGGTGTTTTCTTCCACGGGGACAAGTTTATTCAGGAGCAATTATTATTGGCTTTAATGTGCCAGGAACCTTTTTCTATTCTATAGAAGATGATAGGTGATATTATGGCTATCTACTCTTTGATTGTGACAGAAAGGAATATCAGAGACTTCTTTTCATATCTTGTTCGTTGGATTTTATTTGTGGATTTTGTGAATACAGTGTTGAACCTTTGGACTTGCATGAATTGCTAAGgtttcaaagaaaattgaatcaCCCAACTTTGTTTAGGACACAATGCCTTGATCAATTTGCTTTGTAAGTCTTTTTAAGGTTGTTATAAACGAACATTTTTACAGTTCTTTCTTCAACAAAGGGTTAGGATGTATTTTTACAGCCTTCTAGATTTGCCACTGTTCAACATATGAAATCTGTCAAATGCGTGGATAGTTTGGCTAGCTTTATATTAACAGTAAAACTAAAAGCATCAGGAAACACGTACATGGCCACATTTCTGACGTACATTTGTTAAGTGTGAATAGAAACGCGTGTTGAACAGCATCAGCTAGGGGAGACGTGGGATCTAACTAGCCTCcatgtaaatataattctagTTATAGAACAAATCTGCCCATCTCACATACTCCAAAACCTAACACATCTGTAAACAAGACAACCCGGCCACCTTATACTCTCTCATGCACATACATTTGAGATTAATTTGTCCCATTTAGAATTTTCTTACGTAtcgatttaaatattattttcagatttttaaaatgtttactttttatcttcaaactttcaattttatattttattttgatatttgaacttctaaaatatcaattctATATTctgaataaagaaaacaatttttttacaagaaagaaaaaaaatatattttagtcctgacatttattttgttttaatcaattaatgaGATGTAAGTTGATATATGTGGACAAGTAACTATGTGAgtttagagattaaaatagGAAACACAAAAGTTAGgaatataaacatattaaaacTTCAGAAATGGAAGGATATCATGctttaaagtttttgaaaacttttaacCATGGATATCTTTTTCCCGGAGCCTTTTTACATATCTATAAAAACTTAATATTCCGAATAAATTCTCCAGTCttcccaattttttttcttccattggCTACTTTCTATTCCATGTTTTCCACAAAAGTATTGATCCTTGTTCCCACAGTTAACTTTTCCCCTTGAGCATTTTTACATTTACTTACATGAATGATTTTCCGGATTCTCTCTCCCCAGCTCCTTTTTCactttctatttcattttatcacaGAGGCATCGATCcttattctttatatttaactttccCCTTAATATTTATAGGACTTTTCTGTAAGAGCACAAGGACCGGACTTTTTCTTTAGGAAACCCTCCCCTCTAGATGTTAGTCTAGCCATGGCAGAAAGAAACGAAGAGCAGGGCGATGTCCATGATCAGAAggatttgaaagaagaaaagaacagAGCAAGATTCTCATCCCGATACTACTCAAAAAGAACTCGCCGCTCTGTTTGCGCATGCATCTCCATCTTCCTCCTCGTAATTGGTGTCGTGGCTCTCACTCTGTGGCTTGTCTACCGCCCCATTGACCCTCAATTCACCGTGGTTGGAGCCGCAATATATGACCTCAACATGTCATCTCTTCCGCTGCTGTCTACAACCATGCAATTCACAATCGTTACGAGGAACCCCAACAGGCGAGTTTCCATTTATTACGACAGACTGACTGTCTTTGTGTCGTATAGGAACCAGCAGATAACGTCGCAGGTGATATTGCCTCCGCTGGCTCACGAAAAGCGGAGCACAGTTGCGATGTCTCCAGTACTAGGCGGTGGGGCGGTGGCAGTGTCGTTGGAGGTGGCAAATGGGTTGGTAACGGATCAAACAATTGGAGTTTTAGGGTTGAGAGTAGTGTTGTTGGGTAGACTAAGATGGAAAGCTGGGCCACTAAAGACTGGACGTTATTCAGTATATGTAAAATGTGATGTGTTGGTGGGTGTGAAAAGAGGCTTGGTGGGTCAACTTCCCATGCTTGCCTCTCCCCCTTGCAAAGTTGATATCTAGTTTTTCATTATTGATTACCAATAATTGCTTACGCTATCTTCTCCCAAATGTTAAtgtaaatatcaaattaaatttctaagaTTAAGTTTTTGGGTCTGGTTAAAGAATTCATGTGTTCAAATCCCTGACAATCTCCTTGTCTTAATGAGAGGATAGAGTATGTGTTTGAAGCGTGTAACTAAAGTGGCGACAATTGAAAGGGGCCCTTGAAAAGATTGTCTTTGAAAGAATTACACAGACAACCCAACCCACCCAGCAGCCACTGCACTGCGCTGCCTTGTTAAGGAGGAAAGTATACAGCAGTCCCTTGCATGTGACttccttttttaattgatttattcaTTGCCATTAACTTAAATTAGCTACCTTAAACTTCACTTCCATTGTTCCAATTATTTCACCCATACTTCCTAATTTGGAATTTCTCAGCTCCAATTTTCATAATCTACTGAGATAGTTCACAAATATAacctcaaaattcaaaatattaatataactGCGAGAGTGTTATTAGGATCCCTCACCCAACAATAGGCAAAAGTAATTAACTAAATTGACTAATTAATATGGTCATATAATGGGTTACTAAGCAATACTGGCTACATGTGGATTATTTTATGTAcgtaaaaagacaaaatttgtgTCCCGACACATTTAATGCTAAATCAAGACCATTGCCAGTAGGTATAGCCTCCTTCCAAATATTCATTCCAATTATTATACATCGCCCTTTCCCACCTTTGTACTGCCAATATAATGCTTGTCTAATggataaaagaaatatgaatgtGTGAACTCTATTTTACACGGCTCTATCATCTTCCCCTATattcttttcctatttctcTCAATACATCAATTATTTAAACACTTCTTCAGACATTGCAAAATCTAACGTGGATGAGTTCgttgttctttttcaaagaGTGAGATGATTAAAAAAGTCGGTATGTGGAAGGTTGGGTaatatatcaaacaaaaagttttcatgaaggaaacaaaaaaaaattatcctcCAAACCTAGCAAATCTATTGGGTCAATGGCCAAAATTGTCCCAAGGTTTTGCCATTGTGGATTTGATTAATGtcttaatattaattttcataaattcctTGGCAAAAGAGAAATATAATCGCCAATTGACTGCGAGTTAGACCTCAAACTTTCATCTTTATATTCTTGAAGGTCTACTTATTAGTCACTCTAAAGAGCCTCTTTCTTCATGtttttagtgaaaaatatgatatataccaaaatatttttgactaaaagaaatcattgtaaatataacaattagatttaaaatattagcaaTAAATAACTATAGAAGTCTCATTTTGTAAGCATTGGTCTTTAAACTACGAGAGTccaaattatatttgtaatttttaaaaatgctatTATTTAACTAGCTTAGAAGAAAATGTGTAATGGAATTTGTGATCCGAAAAGATAAGGGAACCCAAATGTGAGGAAGACGAGAGGGATGTGAATGACGCATCATGAGACGAGCAGCAGACTCGATAGTCCACTGACTCCACTCAGGAGGCGGGCGTTTCCGTAGGCCACTTCACTTTCGTTTCTGAAGCTATGGAGAGAGGGAAAGAAAGTCCCCACAACTGTCTCTCTCCGCTGCTGGACAAAACTGTCACCGCCAATAATGCTTGGGGCATTCTAATTCAAACTAACACGCCCTTCTTTCCTCTTATCTCTGCTTTCGGATCCATCAACTTGGTTTGAGTTTGAGCTTCAAGTATATGCGAGACTTGTAGTATATCTTCTTGAACTCtctatctatttatttatcgCCCTTTGTTTGTCTTTACTGCCTATTCCACCTCCTCTTCATCACTGTTTAACCTCTCACCTTCCTCTTCGGAGAACAACATTCTTCTCCTCTAGCCATAGcatttaatattattctatAAAGAGTATCAACTGCTCCCAAAACGAAGGAATGTGTTTTGGGCTGATATGGGGTCTCCTTCTGCTCATTGGGTTTTTCATTTAATGCTATTGTTTTGTTAGCATCACTGTGGAATGCATGTTGTTACCTCTAGACAGAGAAGTAGAAAGGCTAAATTAACACACTTCAGAACTGCTCTGCCGTTCAAATGGAGAGGCTCCAAGGACCCATTAATCCTTGCGTATGATAAATGCTATCCCTCtctgtttctatttatttccgttttcctttttcattgtCACCcacttttagaattttcttttcagaaCATGTGCATTACATTCATTTAATTCTTCAAATGTTTTCCATTGAATGGCTTTGTGTAATTTCTCCAGGATGGATATTAGAATATCTACTTTGTACTTACAATGAACATGCTTTGtttcttattatatatttctctTATCACTCTGGATTCTCTTCTTTTCAGTTTTATGGTGAATATTCAGAGACAGGTTGCTCGGAACAAGAATTCACAAACTTGGGATTTGAAGAATCAGAAGAAGTTTGTTTACTAACCTCAAGTTTGGAAGATAAAATACCATTCCTTCAGATGCTGCAGAGTGTGGAATCGCAATCATTCAAGGAACCTAACTTTCAAAGCTTGCTGAAGCTGCAGCACCTAACCAAACCATGGGAAGGGGGGGTTAATAAAATTCAGGAGCTTGTACAGTTGTTTTCTTCACCAATAAACTCAGAAACGAAGGACCAAAATCAACCTCCAAAGTCGGACAGAGTGTTCTCAGAGTGTAACCAAAATCAAGGCATATCCCAGACCCAAATGACAAAGGCTCCTCCAGTCAtcaaggaaagaagaaaacgaaagagatccaaaccaacaaaaaacaaggaAGAAGTAGAGTGCCAAAGAATGACCCACATTGCTGTTGAGCGCAACCGGAGACGGCAAATGAACGACCATCTCAACGTTATCAAGTCTCTCATACCTACGTCCTATGTACAAAGGGtatatactaaaacaaaatatcgaaattttatttttgaaagatcACGTTGTTTTCTCCAAAACTGATTAATTAAGAATGTCACATGTTGATTTGACCCGTTTTTTTTTGTGTACATGACCAGGGTGACCAGGCATCCATAATTGGGGGCGCAATAGACTTCGTGAAGGAATTGGAGCAGCTACTTGAATCTTTGGAAGCACTgaggaaagaaaggaagggaGCGGAAGGTGAGTGTAAGGGTGAGCAGTCAGAAGTGCGAGTGGCATCAAATAGGAGAATAGGAGAAGGGGTTTGCGCCGAGCTCAGGTCAGAAGTGGCTGAGATTGAGGTTACAATGATTCAAACCCATGTAAACTTAAAGATAAGGTGCCCCAAAAGGCAAGATCAGTTGTTGAAAGTCATTGTTGCTTTGGAAGATCTTAGGCTCACAGTTTTGCATCTCAACATTACCTCACAAACCGCTGCCACCATGCTTTACTCCTTCAATCTAAAGGTATTGCTCTGCTATTATTTACTATtgcccttttcttttcttctttagcGTTTGGATAGAGGGGTGGAAAAGTAGACTACTACTCTGTGTCCTCCGTCTGTAGTCAACCTCAACTAGTCTGACTTTGGAACTCAAGCACAGTGCTTCTAGTTTCAACTTCCAAGACGCCGGCTCTGTTCCTacttcttttgctttttgttttttctaaaaaaaatatttaacaatatttCAGTGCAAGACTCATCTTTTTCCCACAGAAAAGAGCAtgcattatttataattacatGTACCATTCCTGTGGGTAAGTTGGCTAAGAAATATGATGATCTTTGATTCGGTTGAGAGTAAGATTGTTTTAACAAAAGGAGGGTCTTACGTTGGTTGCATGTGAAACCAGATAGAAGATGAATGTAAGCTAGAATCAGAGGAGCAGATTGCAGCAACggttaatgaaatattcagTTTTATCAACAATGGCAGACTGGTCAATGAGGCAAAGGAAAATTTCAGGCAGTACAGTGGCAGTCGCTGACTATGGAAGAGGACCTTCCCTATTTCCCATtcgaaaaaaggaaaaatagaaaagcCAAGCTCAGGAAATAAGGATGAGGTTAAGTTGGAGTGCGTGTGACTGTGGTCACCTCGAATACTGTTCTTTAGTGTACCACAGATGGGTTGGTCAAATGGTTATGGCAGGCTTAAAACAAGTGTTTGTCGTCTCCTGCTTTACTCAAATTCATAaatcttttacaaaataaattaaactacaCAGCTTTtttatattccttttttttcttttttattgggAGAGGATGAGGGAAATATTGTGCATCGtcattcattaatatttttattgagatGAATTTTTTCCTTTGAGTTTGAGCAGTGGagaattgataaaaaaaaatatatttatatattattagaggagcaaataattagaaatgaaaaatatcacATATTGTTGGatcaaattttgtgttttgatgaactcttttaatttcttttatgaaatattttaattatttatttgacatgAGAGACGGAAAAAGTTGCAAACTAATACTAATTCTTTAACCATccaagtatttttctttaaaaattgtcTCCACCCAACATTCAAAGGTTAACAAagtcattattttagattcAATTAATGGGTTAATTGCTCATTCATTCATGCTCATTGGTCCATTTTCTAGGTTCGGGATGATTCTTCTAAACAACCCATCCTTCATCCTCAAACTTGTAACCAAGTGACCATGAGTTGGCTTATTGGGCTTGAGTTAATGATGggaattgaaagtttgagttGATAATATACCCCTTGCTTATCCTTGTCTCCATCTCTTTTGATGTTTCTCACTGTAACTCTCAAGAGTCAAGTTC of the Cucumis sativus cultivar 9930 chromosome 3, Cucumber_9930_V3, whole genome shotgun sequence genome contains:
- the LOC101215966 gene encoding NDR1/HIN1-like protein 12; translation: MAERNEEQGDVHDQKDLKEEKNRARFSSRYYSKRTRRSVCACISIFLLVIGVVALTLWLVYRPIDPQFTVVGAAIYDLNMSSLPLLSTTMQFTIVTRNPNRRVSIYYDRLTVFVSYRNQQITSQVILPPLAHEKRSTVAMSPVLGGGAVAVSLEVANGLVTDQTIGVLGLRVVLLGRLRWKAGPLKTGRYSVYVKCDVLVGVKRGLVGQLPMLASPPCKVDI
- the LOC101219379 gene encoding transcription factor bHLH67 isoform X2 gives rise to the protein MERLQGPINPCFYGEYSETGCSEQEFTNLGFEESEEVCLLTSSLEDKIPFLQMLQSVESQSFKEPNFQSLLKLQHLTKPWEGGVNKIQELVQLFSSPINSETKDQNQPPKSDRVFSECNQNQGISQTQMTKAPPVIKERRKRKRSKPTKNKEEVECQRMTHIAVERNRRRQMNDHLNVIKSLIPTSYVQRGDQASIIGGAIDFVKELEQLLESLEALRKERKGAEGECKGEQSEVRVASNRRIGEGVCAELRSEVAEIEVTMIQTHVNLKIRCPKRQDQLLKVIVALEDLRLTVLHLNITSQTAATMLYSFNLKIEDECKLESEEQIAATVNEIFSFINNGRLVNEAKENFRQYSGSR
- the LOC101219379 gene encoding transcription factor bHLH70 isoform X1, which encodes MLSLSVSIYFRFPFSLSPTFRIFFSEHVHYIHLILQMFSIEWLCVISPGWILEYLLCTYNEHALFLIIYFSYHSGFSSFQFYGEYSETGCSEQEFTNLGFEESEEVCLLTSSLEDKIPFLQMLQSVESQSFKEPNFQSLLKLQHLTKPWEGGVNKIQELVQLFSSPINSETKDQNQPPKSDRVFSECNQNQGISQTQMTKAPPVIKERRKRKRSKPTKNKEEVECQRMTHIAVERNRRRQMNDHLNVIKSLIPTSYVQRGDQASIIGGAIDFVKELEQLLESLEALRKERKGAEGECKGEQSEVRVASNRRIGEGVCAELRSEVAEIEVTMIQTHVNLKIRCPKRQDQLLKVIVALEDLRLTVLHLNITSQTAATMLYSFNLKIEDECKLESEEQIAATVNEIFSFINNGRLVNEAKENFRQYSGSR
- the LOC101219379 gene encoding transcription factor bHLH70 isoform X3 — encoded protein: MLQSVESQSFKEPNFQSLLKLQHLTKPWEGGVNKIQELVQLFSSPINSETKDQNQPPKSDRVFSECNQNQGISQTQMTKAPPVIKERRKRKRSKPTKNKEEVECQRMTHIAVERNRRRQMNDHLNVIKSLIPTSYVQRGDQASIIGGAIDFVKELEQLLESLEALRKERKGAEGECKGEQSEVRVASNRRIGEGVCAELRSEVAEIEVTMIQTHVNLKIRCPKRQDQLLKVIVALEDLRLTVLHLNITSQTAATMLYSFNLKIEDECKLESEEQIAATVNEIFSFINNGRLVNEAKENFRQYSGSR